The following coding sequences are from one Sesamum indicum cultivar Zhongzhi No. 13 linkage group LG11, S_indicum_v1.0, whole genome shotgun sequence window:
- the LOC105173338 gene encoding uncharacterized protein LOC105173338: MSRKGKDACNTSLQPKSRADDAWWDMPQVSLLIELMYEHYKKGHLISSTFSEQIWHEIGIELSQRNKTQYTVAQFKGKANRLRMLWRKFYDLVYKRTGFGWDPTTCTVTTSEDHWLEWIAVNPRESGLKKKGLPHFDLCTEIFSSSVATGTTRGVQRKRGQSDRLKRIDACIDAITACSEAKTQKLAKISNDDIEECMATLSKMEGLLRDLFFTA, encoded by the exons ATGAGTCGAAAGGGGAAGGACGCATGTAATACGTCTTTGCAGCCTAAGTCACGGGCTGACGATGCTTGGTGGGATATGCCACAGGTGTCTTTGCTTATTGAATTGATGTATGAGCATTACAAGAAAGGACACCTCATCTCATCGACATTTAGTGAGCAAATTTGGCACGAGATCGGGATTGAATTGTCCCAACGTAATAAAACACAATACACAGTTGCTCAGTTTAAAGGTAAGGCTAACAGGCTTCGAATGCTTTGGCGTAAGTTTTATGATTTGGTGTACAAACGGACTGGTTTTGGTTGGGACCCAACAACGTGCACCGTGACTACCAGTGAGGATCATTGGCTTGAATGGATCGCG GTTAATCCGAGAGAGTCTGGCTTGAAAAAGAAGGGTCTTCCTCATTTTGATTTATGTACTGAGATATTCTCATCTTCTGTGGCCACCGGCA CAACAAGAGGCGTGCAGCGAAAAAGGGGGCAAAGTGATCGGTTGAAGCGAATTGATGCCTGCATTGATGCTATAACCGCTTGCAGTGAAGCCAAAACTCAGAAGCTGGCAAAAATTTCCAATGATGATATTGAAGAGTGCATGGCTACGCTGTCTAAAATGGAGGGACTACTGCGGGATTTATTCTTTACAGCGTAA
- the LOC105173320 gene encoding Golgi SNAP receptor complex member 1-2 isoform X2, which yields MDALQESGWEELRKEARKIEGDLDVKLSSYAKLGARFNQGGHVDAGSPTLGSSRSWKSMEMEIQSLLEKLLDINDSMSRCAASAAPATSVNQKLARHRDILHEFTQEFRRIKGNINSMKEHAELLSSVRDDISEYKASGNVSPKMQLLRERAAIHGSISHIDDVISQAQATRAVLGSQRALFGDVQGKVKILGDKFPVIRGLIGSIRRKRSRDTLILSAVIAACTLFLIIYWLSK from the exons ATGGATGCGTTGCAGGAATCGGGTTGGGAGGAGCTCCGGAAAGAAGCTCGGAAAATTGAAGGCGATCTCGATGTCAAGCTATCTTCTTACGCTAAGCTCGGGGCGCGTTTCAACCAAGGAG GTCATGTGGATGCTGGTTCACCAACTCTTGGGTCCAGCAGGTCATGGAAATCCATGGAGATGGAGATTCAGTCATTGCTGGAGAAGCTACTGGATATAAATGATTCAATGAGTCGATGTGCTGCATCTGCAGCACCTGCTACTTCAGTGAATCAAAAGCTCGCTAGACACAGGGACATTCTGCATGAGTTTACCCAG GAATTTAGGCGTATCAAGGGAAATATTAACTCAATGAAGGAACATGCAGAACTTCTTAGTTCTGTACGAGACGATATCAGTGAGTACAAG GCCTCTGGGAATGTGTctccaaaaatgcaattactACGGGAGAGAGCTGCCATACATGGAAGCATATCTCAT ATTGATGATGTGATTAGTCAAGCTCAGGCAACTAGAGCCGTCTTGGGCTCTCAAAGAGCATTGTTTGGAGATGTTCAAGGAAAAGTCAAGATACTGGGTGACAAATTTCCAGTCATTCGTGGTCTAATTG GTTCAATCAGAAGAAAAAGATCGAGAGACACTCTCATCTTATCTGCAGTTATTGCTGCTTGTACGCTTTTTCTTATCATCTATTGGCTCTCAAAGTGA
- the LOC105173320 gene encoding Golgi SNAP receptor complex member 1-2 isoform X1 encodes MDALQESGWEELRKEARKIEGDLDVKLSSYAKLGARFNQGGHVDAGSPTLGSSRSWKSMEMEIQSLLEKLLDINDSMSRCAASAAPATSVNQKLARHRDILHEFTQEFRRIKGNINSMKEHAELLSSVRDDISEYKGQASGNVSPKMQLLRERAAIHGSISHIDDVISQAQATRAVLGSQRALFGDVQGKVKILGDKFPVIRGLIGSIRRKRSRDTLILSAVIAACTLFLIIYWLSK; translated from the exons ATGGATGCGTTGCAGGAATCGGGTTGGGAGGAGCTCCGGAAAGAAGCTCGGAAAATTGAAGGCGATCTCGATGTCAAGCTATCTTCTTACGCTAAGCTCGGGGCGCGTTTCAACCAAGGAG GTCATGTGGATGCTGGTTCACCAACTCTTGGGTCCAGCAGGTCATGGAAATCCATGGAGATGGAGATTCAGTCATTGCTGGAGAAGCTACTGGATATAAATGATTCAATGAGTCGATGTGCTGCATCTGCAGCACCTGCTACTTCAGTGAATCAAAAGCTCGCTAGACACAGGGACATTCTGCATGAGTTTACCCAG GAATTTAGGCGTATCAAGGGAAATATTAACTCAATGAAGGAACATGCAGAACTTCTTAGTTCTGTACGAGACGATATCAGTGAGTACAAG GGGCAGGCCTCTGGGAATGTGTctccaaaaatgcaattactACGGGAGAGAGCTGCCATACATGGAAGCATATCTCAT ATTGATGATGTGATTAGTCAAGCTCAGGCAACTAGAGCCGTCTTGGGCTCTCAAAGAGCATTGTTTGGAGATGTTCAAGGAAAAGTCAAGATACTGGGTGACAAATTTCCAGTCATTCGTGGTCTAATTG GTTCAATCAGAAGAAAAAGATCGAGAGACACTCTCATCTTATCTGCAGTTATTGCTGCTTGTACGCTTTTTCTTATCATCTATTGGCTCTCAAAGTGA